One window of Nostoc sp. C052 genomic DNA carries:
- a CDS encoding DUF58 domain-containing protein yields MVPSKRVYLLLVLGIAIAPILSLFLIVKAAIAITVLFDAIVLGLMVVDGLQVRRSRVQITRELPSRLSIGRDNPVVLKVTSPNTNAQIEIRDYYPTGFGVSTPALNAIIPSNSTEELTYTVHPTQRGEFPWGNIQVRQLGIWGLAWDDWQIPQSLPVKVYPDLVGLRSLTIRLTLQSSGSMRQSRKTGIGTEFAELRNYRTGDDLRFIDWKATARRVGAYGNAMPLVRVLEPEQEQTLLILLDRGRLMTAKVQSLQRFDWGLNATLSLALAGLHRGDRVGVGVFDRQMHTWIPPERGQHHLNQLIDRLTPIQPVLLESDYLGAVTNVLQRQTRRALVVVITDLVDVTASTELLAALTKLAPRYLPFCVTLRDPQVDRLANTFTDDVTGAYARAVSLDLLMQRQVAYAQLKQKGVLVLDAPANQIADQLVERYLQLKARNQL; encoded by the coding sequence ATGGTTCCTTCCAAACGAGTTTATTTATTATTAGTTTTGGGTATAGCGATCGCTCCGATCCTATCCTTATTTCTGATCGTTAAAGCAGCCATCGCCATCACTGTGCTATTTGATGCCATCGTTCTCGGACTGATGGTTGTAGATGGTTTACAGGTGCGACGTTCTCGTGTGCAAATTACCCGCGAATTACCATCACGGTTATCCATTGGGCGGGATAATCCCGTGGTGCTGAAAGTGACATCGCCAAATACCAACGCCCAAATTGAAATTCGCGACTATTACCCAACAGGATTTGGCGTTTCTACACCTGCACTCAACGCGATTATTCCCAGTAACAGCACGGAGGAATTGACGTATACCGTCCACCCGACACAGCGCGGAGAGTTTCCTTGGGGGAATATCCAAGTTCGACAGTTGGGGATTTGGGGATTAGCTTGGGATGATTGGCAAATCCCTCAAAGTCTGCCAGTGAAAGTTTATCCTGATTTAGTCGGATTGCGATCGCTCACAATTCGTCTGACACTGCAATCATCAGGATCAATGCGCCAATCTCGCAAAACTGGTATTGGTACAGAGTTTGCTGAACTGCGAAACTATCGCACCGGTGACGATTTGCGGTTTATTGATTGGAAAGCTACCGCCCGTCGGGTTGGCGCTTATGGTAATGCTATGCCACTGGTGAGAGTTCTAGAACCAGAACAGGAACAAACACTACTGATATTACTCGATCGCGGACGGTTGATGACAGCAAAAGTTCAGAGTTTGCAGCGATTTGACTGGGGTTTAAATGCAACTTTATCCTTAGCTTTGGCAGGTTTACATCGAGGCGATCGCGTGGGTGTTGGTGTATTTGACCGCCAGATGCATACGTGGATTCCCCCAGAACGCGGTCAACATCATCTGAATCAGCTAATTGATCGCCTGACTCCCATTCAACCAGTTTTATTGGAATCTGATTACTTGGGGGCAGTGACAAACGTTTTGCAGCGACAAACTCGGAGGGCGCTGGTAGTAGTGATTACCGATTTAGTTGATGTCACTGCCTCTACAGAACTCCTAGCCGCACTCACCAAACTAGCACCCCGCTATCTCCCCTTTTGCGTTACTCTGCGAGATCCGCAAGTTGATCGGCTAGCAAACACATTCACCGATGATGTTACAGGTGCTTATGCCCGTGCAGTATCACTAGATTTATTAATGCAACGACAAGTGGCTTATGCCCAACTAAAACAAAAAGGTGTATTGGTACTAGATGCACCAGCAAATCAAATTGCCGATCAGTTAGTTGAGCGATATCTGCAACTCAAAGCGCGAAATCAACTTTGA
- a CDS encoding glycosyltransferase family 4 protein produces the protein MRIIHILNHVQEIGNGIVNVAVDLACLQAKSGDEVAVISAGGEYEALLEICGVKHYQLDQSRKPLNMIKAAMGYRAIAAEFQPDIVHAHMMTGVILARIFKGHKYALVSTVHNEFQRASLLMGLADRVIAVSKAVGDSMIRRGIPEYKLRVVCNGTLGSPRTRQIKDYQPLPLQHPAIATVAGMYQRKGIAELIAAFEQIASDFPQAHLYLVGNGPDKQLFEAQAQATSVKERIHFEGFQPEPQRYLISCDIFVLASHRDPCPLVLSEARETGIAIVGTQVDGIPEALDNGQAGLLVPVKDSNALAGVLVKLLSSAEMLHEWKQRANKNLERLSVARVHQETMMVYRELISE, from the coding sequence GTGATGAGGTAGCGGTTATTTCTGCTGGTGGTGAATATGAGGCTTTACTAGAGATTTGTGGTGTTAAGCACTACCAACTAGACCAAAGTCGGAAACCGCTAAATATGATTAAAGCAGCTATGGGTTACCGAGCGATCGCAGCTGAATTTCAACCGGATATTGTTCATGCACACATGATGACGGGGGTCATACTAGCACGTATTTTTAAAGGACACAAATATGCTTTAGTTTCCACAGTCCACAATGAATTTCAGCGTGCTAGCCTGCTGATGGGTTTAGCTGATAGGGTAATTGCTGTCAGTAAGGCTGTGGGAGATTCTATGATTAGGCGTGGTATCCCAGAATACAAGTTGCGGGTGGTATGTAATGGCACTTTAGGCAGTCCCCGCACCCGACAGATAAAAGATTATCAACCTTTACCATTACAGCATCCAGCGATCGCCACTGTCGCCGGCATGTATCAACGTAAGGGAATTGCTGAGTTAATCGCGGCCTTTGAACAAATTGCCTCAGATTTTCCCCAAGCGCATCTTTATTTAGTTGGAAATGGCCCTGATAAACAACTATTTGAGGCTCAAGCACAAGCAACTTCTGTAAAAGAACGCATTCATTTTGAAGGCTTCCAACCGGAACCTCAACGCTATCTGATATCTTGTGACATATTTGTGCTGGCTTCCCACCGTGACCCTTGCCCTTTGGTACTTTCAGAAGCTAGAGAAACTGGAATTGCGATCGTTGGCACTCAGGTAGACGGCATTCCTGAAGCTTTGGACAATGGGCAAGCAGGTCTTTTGGTGCCAGTAAAAGATAGTAATGCTTTGGCTGGGGTTTTAGTAAAATTACTGAGTAGTGCCGAGATGCTGCACGAATGGAAACAGCGGGCAAATAAAAACTTAGAAAGGCTGAGTGTTGCCCGCGTTCATCAGGAAACAATGATGGTGTATCGTGAGTTAATTTCAGAATGA